The region TGCAATACGGTTTGCCCTGTGGGTGTGCAACCCCTTGATCGCATCAGTGAGATCAAGCAGGCGATCCTCGCACGCTCAGGGGAAGCAACCCACAATCAAGACCGTCCTTTGCGTCATCGTCAAGTGCTCTTGGAACTGGTCAAAGAGGGTGGCTGGGTGGATGAGCGGCAATTTGGCCTACGGGTGGTGGGCAATGGCTTTCGAGATGTCGGCGGAGTTATGAGCCTGGTCCCCTTAGGTTGGCGGTTATTGCGGCGCGGCAAGTTTCCCCTGCGATTTGAAAAGTCCGCCGGTCAAGCACAAATTAAGGCGGTGGTCACCGCCCTACAGCAAAAACAGCCCTACTCTAAAATAGAAGCTAAAAAAAAAGGGATGAAATGCTAAAGTCCCTAGGGCAAGCTAAAGAAGTTGTTTTGCATTCGTAACACCATGAGTGAACCGACACCCGATGATTTGACCCCCCAATTTGGTTGGTCGCGCTATGCAGAGCGGATGAATGGTCGCTTTGCGATGATTGGCTTTATTGCCCTGCTCCTGCTGGAGTGGGTGAGTGGCGAAGATTTCTTTACGTGGGTGGGCCTGCGATAGGTTGTGACGGCAACACTGCGCCTCGAGGGAGTTACGCGACGATTTGCGCCGGGAGTAGGGATTGGTCCCCTATCTTTAACCGTACCCGCAGGGGAGTTTTGGGTAATTGTTGGGCCGTCTGGTTGTGGTAAATCCACCCTATTGCGGCTCATTGCCGGCTTGGAGCAGCCCACTAGCGGCGACATTTATATTGGCAAAACCTGTGTCAACGGCCTCAGTGGGCGCGATCGCGATGTGGCCATGGTCTTTCAGAACTATGCCCTCTATCCCCACATGACGGTGGCCGAAAACCTTGGTTTTGGTCTGAAAATGCGCGGTGTTGATCCGACAGCACGGCAGCAGCGGGTACTGCAAGTGGCTAAGCTACTGGGGATTGAGTCCCTGTTGCAGCGCAAACCACGTCAACTGTCTGGTGGTCAGCAGCAGCGGGTGGCCCTGGGACGAGCCTTGGCGCGATCGCCCCAAGTGTTTTTGCTCGATGAACCCCTCTCCAACCTCGATGCACAACTGCGGGAGCAAACCCGTGCTGAACTGAAACAATTACATCGCCAACTCGGCATTACCACCCTCTACGTCACCCACGATCAGGTGGAAGCCATGACGCTTGGCGATCGCATTGTGGTGCTGGATCGCGGCCAAATTCAGCAAATTGGCACCCCTGCGGATCTCTATGAGAGACCGGCTAATACAATGGTGGCGCGATTTTTGGGCACCCCACCGATGAATTTACTGCCCGCTCGCTGGCATAGCAGTCGCCTTTGGATAGGACAGCAGCCCTTGCCCTGTCCTGATACCCCCTCCTGGCCGCTCAACAGTGAACAGACCCTCACCGTCGGCATTCGCCCAGAACATTTGCACCTCGGCGAGCAGGGTTTAGGAGCGATCGCCACCCTCGTTGAACCCCTAGGCCGCGAAGCCATTGTCCGCTGTCGACTCCTGGAGAGTCCCCAAGACCTGCTGTGGCTGGCCCCTAGTCACCAAATCCCTCAAATTGGTGACCCTCTCCAGCTGCAGGTCAGCCATCTTTATCTGTTTGATGCCACAACCGGGGCGGCCCTCAATTCTAAGCCTTCCTGAAAATTCATCGGAACCCTTACCCAAGATTGGAGGGTTCGCTTAGAATACAACTAGGATTCTGTAAAATTTCGTAACTTATGCGGCCAGCCCGTCCATGACTTCGGTAACCTCTCTTTTTTCACCTGTCGAAGCGGATCTCTGCGTACTCACGGAGAACCTGAAGGCACTCATTGGAGCTCAACACGCCGTACTCTCTGCTGCCGCCGAACATCTTTTTGCCGCCAGTGGCAAACGCATCCGACCCGCCATTGTCTTTTTGGTGTCGCGAGCCACGCTCCCGGATCAGGGGATTACCCCCCGGCACTGCCGCTTGGCAGAAATTACGGAAATGATTCATACTGCCAGTCTCTTTCACGATGATGTAGTGGATCAAGCGCAACTGCGGCGCGGTGTGCCCACAGTCAACAGCGTCTTTGGCAATCGGGTGGCCATTCAAGCGGGAGACTTTCTCTTCGCCCAAGCCTCTTGGTACTTAGCGGATTTGGATAACCTGCAAGTGGTGAAGCTCCTCTCCCAAGTCATCAAGGACTTCGCTGAAGGGGAAATTCGCCAAGGCTTTAACCGCTTTGACACCAGCATTACCCTAGATGACTATCTGCTGAAAACCTACTACAAGACGGCCTCCCTCATTGCCAACAGTGCCAAGGCCGCTGCGGTTCTCAGTGAAGCGCCGCCAGAAACCATCGAAGCCATGTACACCTACGGCAAAAATTTGGGCTTGGCCTTTCAAATTGTGGATGACATCCTCGACTTCACCCGCTCAACGGCAGAACTAGGGAAACCTGCGGGCTCGGATCTGCGGGATGGCAACCTAACGGCGCCTGTCCTTTTTGCCCTACCCAAAGCCCCCTACCTACACACCCTCATCGAGCGCGAGTTTAGTGAAGAAGGTGATCTGGAAACCGCCCTCAACCTAGTGCGCCAAAGTGGGGCCATTGAAGACGCTCGTAATTTAGCCAAGGAATATGCCCAAGCGGCTCTACCGGCGCTTGAAGTACTGCCGCCATCAGAACCCCGTCAGGCCCTTAGCCAGTTGACGGATTATGTCCTTGAACGGCTCTACTAAGCTGACAGCGGCACAATCGGCAATGACCCATCCCCAATGCATAGATATCAGGGACTGATCGAAAAGTAAAAACAAGCCTTCCTTGGGGCAGTCCAATAGGTATCAGTGCGGGGTTAGTCATCAGTCCCCTACACTTACACTAGAGACAGGGGTTGCGTCTACCCGACCATCCCACGATTTGTGTTTGTTTTGGGAGTGAATTTGTGGCACGAGGCGTTAAACAACGGAAACCGGTGAGTTCTACTGCAGGTGGTCGGGGAAGTCAAAGAGCGTATCAAAAAAGCAGGGGCCAGCGATCGCGCCCTTCGCCGTGGCGTACCCTAGGTTGGATTGCTGCCTTTAGTGGCGTGTCCCTAGTGTCCGCCTTTGCAGGCATGACGGTTGTTTTGATGTCACCCTTTCAGGGGACCAGCCCTCGTCGGGATCTCTCTTGGCTGGAAATGATGACACGGGGGTTCCAGTATGGCATGAGTCGGCCAGTGAACCTCTTGGTGCTGGGGGTGGATAACGTCTTGGATGCCCCCAAAGGCTCCTCGGCACGGTTCCGTGGTCGCACTGACACGATGCTGCTGACGCGGTTTAACCCTGAAAATGGCACGATTACGGTCTTGAGTATTCCCCGTGATACCCGTGTGGAAATACCCGGCTATGGTACCAGCAAAATTAATGCCGCCAATGTCTATGGGGATGTGGAACTAACGGTGCAAGTGGTGAGTCAAACCCTCAACTATACTCCCATTGATCGCTACATTCGCATCAATACAGATGCATTTCGAGAACTGGTAGATCTGGTGGGTGGTGTCGAGGTCAATGTGCCCAAGCGGATGGTTTATACCGATCACACCCAAAAACTCTACATTGATCTTCAACCGGGTCTGCAAACCCTGAACGGGGAGCAAGCGGAGGGCTTTGTTCGCTTTCGTTACGATGAACTGGGGGACATTGGTCGTGCCCAGCGGCAGCAACTGCTGATCAAGGCACTACAAGAGAAACTGGCGAATCCCGTCATGCTGACCCAGTTGCCAAAACTCTACAGCGTTCTCCAAAAATATGTGGATACGGATTTAACCTTTGCCGAACTGATGGCGATCGCTCAATTTAGTCTGCGCATTCAACCAGACAATCTCCATTTGATCCTATTACCGGGGCACTTTAGTGGTGATGGCTATGGGACGAGCTACTGGCTTCCTGACTATGACCGCATTGATCGGGTGGTTGCTGAGCACTTTAGCGATCGCCCCTCGAAACTGGTTGACCAGAGGGGGAGTGAGACGGGTACGCTGCGCATTGCTCTGCAAAATGCCTCTGGTAGCAGTGGTGCCGCCCAAGACATGGCGGATTTTCTTGCCCGCCACGGCTATACCAATGTCCTCATCAGTGAGGATTGGTATCAGCAAACCAGCGAAACAGAGATCGTGGCCCAACAGGGGGATCTGGGAGCGGCGCAAGTGATTCGCTCTGTCCTTGGCATGGGGCGAGTGTCCGCTAACTCTACAGGTGTGCTGTCTTCCGATATTACCATTCGCATTGGTCGCGACTGGGCAGCCGTCTTGCACTAGGTGAGAGTTGCGGGTAGTTTCTTGGTCACCGCTTCGGGTTCAAGAATGCGGTCAATAATGCCGTATTCCTTGGCCATTTGAGGGGTCATATAGAGCAGCCGATCCATATCGCGGGTGATGCGCTCCGGGGGTTGACCGGTATTTTGTGCCAAGATCTCCACCATCATCGCCTTATTGGCCAGCACTTCCTTGGCCCGAATTTGGATATCGGTGGCCTGCCCTTGGGCATAGCTTTTGGTTTGGTGCAGGACAATTGTGGCGTGGGGTAAGCTGGCGCGACATCCCTTGGTGCCGGCTGAGAGCAGCATGGCTGCCATGCCCATGGCCTGGCCAATACAGATGGTATGCACAGGGGGCTTAATGTAGCGCATGGTGTCGCAGATGGCAAAGGCTTCCGTTTCAAAGCCAACGGGTTCACCATCGTAGCGGGATGTACCCGTCGAGTTAATGTAGATGCGGATGGGTTTTTCAGGATCGTCGTATTGCAGATAGAGCAGTTCCGCAATGATCAATTCCGTAACCGCTGGCACCAAAGGCATGCCAAGGTAGACGATCCGCTCCTTCAACAGCAGGGAAGGGAGATCGGGAGGGGGCGTGCGATAGTAGGCATCACCATAGTAAGCCGCTTGGGCAGCAGTAATGGGCAACGGCATAGGACGCTCAGCAAATGACAGACTATCTGTACTCTAGCAAGGAATTGCCTTCAGGATCGGCGGGAAGCACCCCCTATAATCAAAGCAGAAATCCAATTCTTTGGGTATGAATCAACGCCTCAGTTCACGGCTCACCTCCGCAGTGGCGGCGATCGCCATTGTCTTGCTGGTTCTGCTTTTGAATGCAGTGGTGATTATCAATCCTGGCCAAGCAGGGGTGCTGAGTATCTTGGGAAAGGCTCAAGATACTCCCCTCCTTGAGGGGATTCACTGGAAACCTCCCTTTATTGCCAGCGTGGATGTCTATGACGTAACCGTACAGAAGTTTGAGGTGCCAGCGGAAAGCGCTACCAAGGATTTGCAGGACATTACCGCCAGTTTTGCCATTAACTTTCGCCTAGACCCTATGGCCATCGTGGATGTGCGCCGCACCCAAGGCACACTGGAAAATATTGTTGCCAAAATCATTGCCCCCCAAACCCAAGAGGCCTTCAAAATTGCTGCGGCGCGCCGCACGGCTGAGGAGGCCATTACCAAGCGAGACGAATTGAAGCAGGATTTTGATCACGCCCTAGAGGAACGCTTGTCTAAGTACCACATTCTCGTGCTCGATACCAGTGTTGTGAACCTTGACTTTTCGGAAGAATTTTCCAAGGCGGTGGAGGATAAGCAAATTGCGGAACAGCGGGCACAACGGGCGGTCTACATTGCCCAAGAGGCAGCTCAACAGGCGCAGGCGGAAATTAACCGTGCCCAAGGGAAAGCAGAAGCCCAACGCCTCCTTGCCGAAACCCTCAAAGCGCCGGGTGGTCAGTTAGTGCTGCAAAAGGAAGCGATCGAGGCATGGCGCGAAGGTGGTGCCCAAGTGCCCCAAGTGATTGTCATCAATGGCCAGGAAGGACTGCCCCCCTTTTTGCTGAACTGGAGCAGCGAGCAATCGGTAAGGGAGCGATCGCCCAAATCCCCCTAGAATTGAGAATAGCAATTTGTCCTTTTATTCTTTAATTGCTCGCGATATTGACCCATGATCTCCACCTCTCTTGCTGCCAATCAACAAATTTTACCTTTGACTGCGCAAACCAATGCCCGCGGCCATCTCACCATTGGCGGGTGTGATGTGGTGGAGTTAGTGGCCCAGTTTGGCTCTCCCCTCTACATTCTTGATGAATTCACCTTTCGCACCGCCTGCCGTCAGTATCAAGAAACGCTCCAGCGGGCCTATGGCGGTGAATCTTTGGTGCTGTATGCCTCAAAGGCTTGGAACTGCTTGGCCACCTGCGCCCTTGCCCACAGTGAAGGTTTAGGAATTGACGTCGCCTCAGGGGGCGAGCTCTATACTGCCTTGAGTGCCGGCGTCCCTGCCAGCCATATTTACTTCCACGGCAATAACAAGTCCCCCCAAGAACTCCTCTATGCCCTTGAGGTCAATTGCACCATTGTTGCCGATAACTGGCTAGAGCTAGAACGCCTTGCTGCCTACGTTGAGGAGCATGATCTGTCGACCCCACCCCGGGTCATGTTGCGGTTGACACCGGGAATTGAATGCCACACCCACGAATATATCCGCACCGGGCATCTAGACAGTAAATTTGGCTTTGATCCGCAACAGTTTCCAGAGTTGCTCCAGTTTGCCAAGGCGCATCCAGAACTAGACTGGGTCGGACTGCACGCCCACATTGGCTCTCAAATTTTTGAGGAGCAACCCCACTTAGACCTCTGTGATGTACTGGTGGATTGGCTGGCTCAAGCCCGTGCGGCGATGCTACCCATGCGCGAACTGAATGTAGGGGGTGGACTGGGCATTCGTTATGTAGAATCCGATAATCCGCCGGCGATCGCCCACTGGATAAAGGCAATTAGCCATCAACTGAGCCAAGCCTGTCAGCAACGCCATCTTCCCTTACCAAAACTCATCTGTGAGCCAGGTCGCTCCATCGTGGGGCCGGCGGCAGTGACTGCCTACACTGTGGGTAGCCGTAAGGTGATTCCTGAGCTACGCACCTACATCGCTGTGGACGGCGGCATGTCCGATAATCCACGACCGATGACCTATCAGGCACAATATACAGCCCTGTGTGCTAATCGCATGACCACTGCGGCGACGGAAACCGTCCGCGTAGCCGGCAAGCACTGCGAATCG is a window of Thermosynechococcus vestitus BP-1 DNA encoding:
- a CDS encoding ABC transporter ATP-binding protein codes for the protein MTATLRLEGVTRRFAPGVGIGPLSLTVPAGEFWVIVGPSGCGKSTLLRLIAGLEQPTSGDIYIGKTCVNGLSGRDRDVAMVFQNYALYPHMTVAENLGFGLKMRGVDPTARQQRVLQVAKLLGIESLLQRKPRQLSGGQQQRVALGRALARSPQVFLLDEPLSNLDAQLREQTRAELKQLHRQLGITTLYVTHDQVEAMTLGDRIVVLDRGQIQQIGTPADLYERPANTMVARFLGTPPMNLLPARWHSSRLWIGQQPLPCPDTPSWPLNSEQTLTVGIRPEHLHLGEQGLGAIATLVEPLGREAIVRCRLLESPQDLLWLAPSHQIPQIGDPLQLQVSHLYLFDATTGAALNSKPS
- the lysA gene encoding diaminopimelate decarboxylase, which encodes MISTSLAANQQILPLTAQTNARGHLTIGGCDVVELVAQFGSPLYILDEFTFRTACRQYQETLQRAYGGESLVLYASKAWNCLATCALAHSEGLGIDVASGGELYTALSAGVPASHIYFHGNNKSPQELLYALEVNCTIVADNWLELERLAAYVEEHDLSTPPRVMLRLTPGIECHTHEYIRTGHLDSKFGFDPQQFPELLQFAKAHPELDWVGLHAHIGSQIFEEQPHLDLCDVLVDWLAQARAAMLPMRELNVGGGLGIRYVESDNPPAIAHWIKAISHQLSQACQQRHLPLPKLICEPGRSIVGPAAVTAYTVGSRKVIPELRTYIAVDGGMSDNPRPMTYQAQYTALCANRMTTAATETVRVAGKHCESGDILLAHATLPPLQANDILVVASTGAYNYSMASNYNRVPRPAAVIVCDGEANLILQRETYADLVAHDVLPLRLSTPTP
- a CDS encoding LCP family protein yields the protein MARGVKQRKPVSSTAGGRGSQRAYQKSRGQRSRPSPWRTLGWIAAFSGVSLVSAFAGMTVVLMSPFQGTSPRRDLSWLEMMTRGFQYGMSRPVNLLVLGVDNVLDAPKGSSARFRGRTDTMLLTRFNPENGTITVLSIPRDTRVEIPGYGTSKINAANVYGDVELTVQVVSQTLNYTPIDRYIRINTDAFRELVDLVGGVEVNVPKRMVYTDHTQKLYIDLQPGLQTLNGEQAEGFVRFRYDELGDIGRAQRQQLLIKALQEKLANPVMLTQLPKLYSVLQKYVDTDLTFAELMAIAQFSLRIQPDNLHLILLPGHFSGDGYGTSYWLPDYDRIDRVVAEHFSDRPSKLVDQRGSETGTLRIALQNASGSSGAAQDMADFLARHGYTNVLISEDWYQQTSETEIVAQQGDLGAAQVIRSVLGMGRVSANSTGVLSSDITIRIGRDWAAVLH
- a CDS encoding chlorophyll a/b-binding protein, coding for MSEPTPDDLTPQFGWSRYAERMNGRFAMIGFIALLLLEWVSGEDFFTWVGLR
- a CDS encoding ATP-dependent Clp protease proteolytic subunit — protein: MPLPITAAQAAYYGDAYYRTPPPDLPSLLLKERIVYLGMPLVPAVTELIIAELLYLQYDDPEKPIRIYINSTGTSRYDGEPVGFETEAFAICDTMRYIKPPVHTICIGQAMGMAAMLLSAGTKGCRASLPHATIVLHQTKSYAQGQATDIQIRAKEVLANKAMMVEILAQNTGQPPERITRDMDRLLYMTPQMAKEYGIIDRILEPEAVTKKLPATLT
- the sds gene encoding solanesyl diphosphate synthase; protein product: MTSVTSLFSPVEADLCVLTENLKALIGAQHAVLSAAAEHLFAASGKRIRPAIVFLVSRATLPDQGITPRHCRLAEITEMIHTASLFHDDVVDQAQLRRGVPTVNSVFGNRVAIQAGDFLFAQASWYLADLDNLQVVKLLSQVIKDFAEGEIRQGFNRFDTSITLDDYLLKTYYKTASLIANSAKAAAVLSEAPPETIEAMYTYGKNLGLAFQIVDDILDFTRSTAELGKPAGSDLRDGNLTAPVLFALPKAPYLHTLIEREFSEEGDLETALNLVRQSGAIEDARNLAKEYAQAALPALEVLPPSEPRQALSQLTDYVLERLY
- a CDS encoding prohibitin family protein; the protein is MNQRLSSRLTSAVAAIAIVLLVLLLNAVVIINPGQAGVLSILGKAQDTPLLEGIHWKPPFIASVDVYDVTVQKFEVPAESATKDLQDITASFAINFRLDPMAIVDVRRTQGTLENIVAKIIAPQTQEAFKIAAARRTAEEAITKRDELKQDFDHALEERLSKYHILVLDTSVVNLDFSEEFSKAVEDKQIAEQRAQRAVYIAQEAAQQAQAEINRAQGKAEAQRLLAETLKAPGGQLVLQKEAIEAWREGGAQVPQVIVINGQEGLPPFLLNWSSEQSVRERSPKSP